A single genomic interval of Bacillus smithii harbors:
- the dat gene encoding D-amino-acid transaminase — MEWVLLNGEFLPRKEAKVDIEDRGYQFGDGIYEVIRVYHGKMFAVDQHLSRLQSSAEKISLQNPYTNDEWKALLEELIEKNELDGGSVYLQLTRGASPRAHAFPDSSVLPVVVAYTKSFERPDKERKYGVKALFVEDIRWLRCDIKSLNLLGNLLAKQKAASEGCYEAVLHRGETVTEGSSSNIFIVKQGVVQTHPANNLILNGITRQVVISLCQANSIQVDEKPFTKQELLQADEVFLTSTTSEVLPVVEVNEKPVADGKPGAVTLKIQELLEKEIEALSKITEG, encoded by the coding sequence ATGGAATGGGTACTGTTAAATGGGGAGTTTTTGCCGAGAAAAGAAGCCAAAGTGGATATTGAAGACCGCGGCTATCAATTTGGCGATGGAATCTATGAAGTCATCAGGGTTTATCATGGTAAAATGTTTGCTGTCGATCAGCATCTGTCTCGCCTTCAATCAAGTGCGGAAAAAATTTCCCTTCAAAATCCTTATACAAATGATGAATGGAAAGCCTTGCTTGAAGAATTAATTGAGAAAAATGAGTTGGATGGAGGAAGCGTGTATTTACAATTGACACGCGGTGCGTCTCCTAGAGCTCACGCCTTTCCTGATTCAAGCGTTTTACCTGTTGTGGTGGCATATACTAAATCATTCGAAAGGCCTGACAAGGAAAGAAAATATGGCGTGAAAGCGCTGTTTGTGGAAGATATTCGCTGGCTGCGATGCGATATTAAAAGTTTAAATTTGCTGGGAAATTTACTGGCGAAGCAAAAAGCGGCTTCCGAGGGGTGCTATGAAGCGGTGCTGCATCGTGGAGAAACTGTAACGGAAGGCTCCTCTTCCAATATTTTTATTGTGAAACAAGGAGTTGTGCAAACACATCCGGCAAACAACTTGATTTTAAACGGAATTACTAGGCAGGTAGTCATTTCGTTATGCCAAGCAAACAGCATTCAAGTGGACGAGAAGCCGTTTACGAAACAAGAACTGCTGCAAGCAGATGAAGTATTTCTTACTTCCACTACGTCCGAAGTTCTTCCTGTTGTGGAAGTAAACGAGAAGCCGGTGGCTGATGGAAAACCAGGTGCGGTTACGTTAAAAATACAGGAGTTGTTAGAAAAAGAAATCGAAGCTTTAAGTAAAATTACTGAAGGATAG
- the pepV gene encoding dipeptidase PepV, whose product MAEIRWNEEVEKRKEELIRDLQSLIQIKSVLDESHATSDAPLGKGVKEALEFMLKLGERDGFSSRNVGNVAGHIEFGQGDELLGILCHVDVVPEGDGWSVEPFGGEIKDGKIFGRGSIDDKGPTMAAYYAMKIVKDLGVPINKRVRMIIGTDEESDWRCVDHYFQVEEMPTFGFAPDADFPIIYAEKGIADFDIVQTAKEKDAAESEVEVLSFQSGRRYNMVPDHAKAVLMVHHGETKILQQFSDYLSENGLQGKYFMDRGDLVLEMEGISVHGSEPEKGKNAGLYLCDFLSRLDLPEYEKDFFQFVSHYFHQDFTGDSLGLAYEDDITGKLSLNAGILSFDRNRGGKIGISMRYPVTFPLKDRIDQLKNSLRDKGLAIENFSDSKPHHVDKDHPFIQTLANVYEQQTGEKAELLAIGGGTYARSLDTGVAFGALFPGRPDVAHQKDEYMFLEDLWKATAIYAQAIYELTR is encoded by the coding sequence ATGGCTGAAATTCGTTGGAACGAAGAAGTCGAAAAAAGAAAAGAGGAATTGATTCGCGATTTGCAATCATTGATTCAAATAAAAAGCGTTTTGGATGAAAGCCATGCGACGAGTGACGCTCCGTTAGGAAAAGGAGTAAAAGAAGCGCTTGAATTTATGCTGAAATTGGGAGAAAGAGATGGATTCAGCAGCCGCAATGTCGGAAATGTGGCAGGTCATATTGAATTTGGCCAAGGGGATGAGCTTTTAGGAATCCTTTGTCACGTAGATGTTGTTCCTGAAGGAGACGGCTGGTCTGTGGAGCCGTTCGGCGGGGAAATCAAAGACGGAAAAATATTTGGGCGTGGCTCCATCGATGACAAAGGTCCGACGATGGCGGCTTATTATGCGATGAAAATTGTTAAGGATCTTGGAGTGCCGATTAACAAACGGGTTCGAATGATTATCGGAACGGATGAAGAGAGCGATTGGCGCTGTGTCGACCATTATTTTCAGGTCGAGGAAATGCCGACTTTTGGATTTGCTCCCGACGCGGATTTTCCTATTATTTATGCAGAAAAAGGAATTGCTGATTTTGATATCGTGCAAACGGCAAAAGAGAAGGATGCGGCCGAAAGCGAGGTAGAAGTGCTCTCCTTTCAATCGGGAAGACGGTATAATATGGTCCCTGATCACGCAAAAGCGGTTTTGATGGTTCATCATGGGGAAACAAAAATTTTGCAGCAGTTTTCCGATTATTTGAGCGAAAACGGTTTGCAGGGCAAGTATTTCATGGACAGAGGCGATCTGGTCCTGGAAATGGAAGGAATATCCGTGCATGGCTCGGAGCCTGAAAAAGGAAAAAATGCGGGTTTGTATTTATGTGATTTCTTATCTCGTTTAGATCTGCCAGAATACGAAAAAGATTTTTTCCAATTTGTTTCTCATTATTTCCATCAAGATTTCACAGGAGATTCATTAGGCCTCGCTTATGAAGATGATATAACAGGCAAATTATCGTTGAATGCTGGCATTCTTTCTTTTGACCGGAATCGTGGAGGAAAAATAGGAATCAGTATGCGTTATCCTGTCACCTTTCCTCTTAAAGATCGTATAGATCAGCTAAAAAACAGTCTTCGTGATAAGGGATTGGCCATTGAAAATTTCTCTGACAGCAAACCTCATCATGTAGACAAAGACCATCCGTTTATTCAAACGTTGGCGAATGTATATGAACAGCAAACCGGTGAAAAAGCGGAACTTTTGGCCATTGGCGGAGGAACGTACGCACGGTCGCTTGATACGGGGGTTGCTTTTGGAGCTCTTTTTCCAGGAAGACCGGACGTAGCCCATCAAAAAGATGAGTATATGTTTTTAGAAGATTTATGGAAAGCAACCGCGATTTATGCTCAAGCCATATATGAATTAACGAGATAA
- a CDS encoding DeoR family transcriptional regulator: MKPSTNRMLTRIKSVYMFIKENGTVTTQQIVDEFGITPRTIQRDLNVLVYNDLVQSPSRGKWTTTSKKVKIS; encoded by the coding sequence TTGAAACCTTCAACCAATCGGATGTTGACTAGGATTAAGTCCGTTTACATGTTCATTAAAGAAAATGGAACTGTCACTACGCAACAGATTGTCGATGAGTTTGGCATCACTCCTCGCACTATCCAACGCGACTTAAATGTGTTAGTTTACAATGATTTAGTTCAAAGCCCTAGCAGGGGCAAATGGACAACAACGTCTAAGAAAGTGAAAATATCCTAA
- a CDS encoding pseudouridine synthase — MRIDRMLANLGYGSRKEVKSLLKKGAVLVNGAPVKDGKTHVQPQTDKVEVLGEIVHYKEFVYFMMNKPAGVISATEDLYEETVVDLLDPKDQVFQPFPVGRLDKDTEGLLLLTNDGQLAHLLLSPKKHVPKTYFAVIAGEVTENDRNVFSKGIELDDGYVTKPAQLNILQSGIRSHIELTITEGKFHQVKRMFEAVGKRVIYLKRLKMGPLTLDEELKLGEYRELRQEEIASLQQYVLMRKNSER; from the coding sequence ATGAGAATTGATCGCATGCTGGCCAATCTCGGCTATGGAAGCAGAAAAGAAGTGAAAAGTCTGTTGAAAAAAGGGGCGGTGCTCGTGAATGGGGCACCGGTCAAAGATGGGAAAACGCATGTTCAACCACAAACGGACAAGGTAGAAGTTTTGGGGGAAATCGTTCATTACAAAGAATTTGTCTATTTTATGATGAATAAACCAGCCGGTGTTATTTCCGCCACAGAAGATTTATATGAGGAAACAGTTGTAGATTTGCTGGATCCAAAAGATCAGGTGTTTCAGCCGTTTCCGGTTGGAAGGCTTGATAAAGATACAGAGGGCCTATTGCTGTTGACCAATGATGGTCAGTTGGCTCACCTGCTTTTGTCCCCTAAAAAGCATGTTCCGAAAACCTATTTTGCCGTAATTGCAGGAGAAGTGACGGAAAATGACCGAAACGTTTTTTCAAAAGGCATCGAACTGGATGACGGATATGTAACGAAGCCGGCTCAATTGAACATTCTTCAAAGCGGGATTCGTTCTCATATTGAGTTAACGATTACTGAAGGGAAATTTCATCAAGTCAAAAGAATGTTTGAAGCCGTCGGAAAACGAGTCATCTATTTGAAGCGTCTTAAAATGGGGCCACTCACATTGGATGAAGAACTGAAACTAGGAGAGTATCGGGAATTGCGGCAAGAGGAGATCGCTTCCTTGCAGCAGTACGTCCTGATGCGAAAAAACAGCGAAAGATAA
- a CDS encoding putative polysaccharide biosynthesis protein, translating into MASKLIRGTFILTLGTFISKFIGLFYVIPFYAIIGGEDAASLYQYGYVPYMIFISIATAGVPLAVSKFISKYNALEEYSVGRRLFRSGLVLMTITGFLSFLAMYEFAPFFAKLVITNKDQTYSVEDVATVIRAVSFALIIVPFMSIMRGFFQGHQSMGPSAVSQVVEQIARILFLLIGAYVVLHVLHGTIVSAISVATFAAFIGAVAGLLVLFWYYWKRKRHLNELLKQDRGEVNVSLFDMYKEIFVSAIPFVFVGIATSLYQLVDMVTFNRAMTAIGQAKAAVPAFGILNFGSQKLVIIPVSLATSFAMTLVPLVTESFVSGNMKRVNDQLNQTFQVLLYLTVPASLGISLLAEPFYTVFYEHSTLGTEILQTYAPVAILFALFQVTAGILQGINEQRFTVFSLLVGILLKLSLNIPLIKMFQTEGAIYATAIGYMVSIIINLVVIKAFTSYSYRVVFRRTVLILLFNLIMSICVIVAYHLLAHFLNPASKLQALIIIGICALVGASVYFYLSYRTKLIGKMFGKKATLLGKKLRISRGL; encoded by the coding sequence ATGGCTTCAAAATTAATAAGAGGAACTTTTATTTTAACATTAGGTACGTTTATCTCAAAATTTATTGGCCTCTTTTATGTGATTCCCTTTTATGCCATTATCGGTGGGGAAGATGCCGCTTCGCTTTATCAGTACGGCTACGTTCCTTACATGATTTTTATCAGCATTGCCACAGCTGGTGTACCGCTGGCGGTATCAAAATTTATTTCCAAATATAATGCACTTGAAGAATATTCGGTAGGGCGAAGGCTTTTTAGATCAGGACTCGTATTAATGACGATAACGGGTTTCTTGTCTTTTCTCGCCATGTATGAATTTGCGCCATTTTTTGCAAAACTTGTGATTACTAATAAAGATCAAACTTATTCGGTGGAAGACGTGGCTACCGTTATTCGGGCGGTTAGTTTCGCTTTGATTATCGTCCCGTTTATGAGTATCATGCGCGGCTTTTTCCAAGGCCACCAATCCATGGGACCGTCCGCTGTTTCGCAAGTCGTAGAACAGATAGCACGTATTTTATTTTTATTGATCGGGGCTTATGTCGTTTTGCATGTTCTGCATGGCACGATTGTTTCCGCGATCAGCGTCGCCACTTTTGCAGCATTTATCGGGGCGGTTGCCGGCCTTCTGGTGCTGTTTTGGTATTATTGGAAACGAAAACGGCATTTGAACGAACTACTGAAGCAGGACAGGGGAGAAGTGAACGTTTCTCTCTTTGATATGTATAAAGAAATTTTTGTTTCCGCGATTCCATTTGTTTTTGTCGGCATCGCCACTTCACTGTATCAGCTGGTGGATATGGTGACGTTTAACCGAGCGATGACCGCTATTGGACAAGCCAAAGCGGCTGTTCCTGCTTTCGGTATTTTAAATTTCGGCTCGCAGAAATTGGTCATTATTCCGGTTTCGCTTGCTACTTCTTTTGCCATGACGCTTGTACCGTTAGTGACAGAATCCTTTGTTTCAGGAAATATGAAACGGGTAAACGATCAATTAAATCAGACGTTCCAAGTGCTGTTATACTTGACGGTCCCGGCTTCTCTCGGCATATCTCTGCTGGCAGAGCCGTTTTACACAGTCTTTTATGAACATAGCACTCTTGGCACGGAAATTTTGCAGACATATGCCCCTGTGGCGATTTTGTTTGCGCTTTTCCAAGTAACGGCAGGGATTTTACAAGGAATTAACGAACAACGCTTTACCGTCTTCAGCTTACTTGTGGGAATTCTTTTAAAACTTAGTTTGAACATTCCTTTGATTAAAATGTTTCAAACAGAAGGAGCTATCTATGCGACGGCGATCGGTTACATGGTTTCCATTATCATCAATCTTGTGGTGATTAAAGCATTTACGTCCTATTCTTATCGAGTGGTTTTTCGTCGGACGGTATTAATCCTTCTGTTCAATTTGATCATGTCGATTTGCGTGATCGTCGCCTATCATCTTCTTGCGCATTTCTTGAACCCGGCAAGCAAGCTTCAAGCATTGATCATAATCGGAATATGTGCTTTGGTGGGGGCTTCCGTCTATTTTTATTTAAGTTACCGCACTAAATTAATAGGGAAAATGTTCGGCAAGAAAGCGACGCTTCTCGGGAAAAAATTGAGAATATCTAGGGGATTATGA
- a CDS encoding sporulation protein Cse60 — protein sequence MIQVKVFDYEHEKDLEEEINAFLKTVDEPNIVDIKYHIAAMPEEEEEQIYCFSAMVVYRKEKR from the coding sequence ATGATTCAAGTCAAAGTGTTTGATTATGAGCATGAAAAAGACTTGGAAGAAGAAATAAATGCATTTTTAAAAACGGTGGATGAACCAAATATTGTGGACATAAAGTACCATATTGCAGCGATGCCGGAAGAGGAAGAAGAGCAAATTTATTGTTTCAGCGCGATGGTGGTTTACCGGAAAGAAAAACGATGA
- a CDS encoding chromate transporter: MNNSWKLYWQLSIAMIRTGILGYGGGPSVIPLIRYEAVTRYRWMEDDEFGETLAIANALPGPIATKMAAYIGYKLKGNVGAVLAVITHILPSCIAMIALLSVVSVLSTSKVVAGMIAGVAPVVAVMLGVMAYEFAKKTIDGLGKVMGISMFLLAFLLLETVHIHPAIVIILFLAYGSIHFRTAAKWKKEHKNKESEKA, encoded by the coding sequence TTGAACAACTCTTGGAAGCTCTATTGGCAGTTATCCATAGCGATGATTCGGACCGGAATTCTCGGTTACGGAGGAGGTCCATCCGTTATCCCTCTGATTCGATACGAGGCCGTCACAAGATATCGATGGATGGAAGATGATGAATTCGGAGAAACGTTAGCGATCGCAAACGCTTTGCCGGGACCGATTGCCACGAAAATGGCCGCCTACATTGGCTATAAACTAAAAGGAAACGTCGGAGCGGTTCTCGCCGTCATAACCCATATACTTCCTAGTTGCATTGCCATGATTGCTTTATTGTCTGTCGTCTCCGTGCTAAGCACTTCAAAAGTAGTGGCCGGGATGATCGCGGGAGTAGCGCCTGTGGTCGCTGTCATGCTCGGGGTCATGGCTTATGAATTTGCGAAAAAAACGATCGATGGATTAGGAAAAGTGATGGGCATCTCTATGTTTCTTTTAGCCTTTCTGCTTTTAGAAACGGTCCATATTCATCCAGCTATCGTGATCATTCTCTTTTTAGCCTATGGAAGCATCCATTTTCGGACGGCTGCCAAATGGAAAAAAGAACATAAAAACAAGGAGAGCGAAAAAGCATGA
- a CDS encoding chromate transporter — protein sequence MTVWIQLMIGFFLANALGYGGGPSSIPLMYEEIVSHYHWLNNQEFSNMLALGNALPGPIATKIAAFVGFDAGGWVGMLVALGATVIPSAAALIFLLRVLEKHRHSLVVKGMTLLVQPVIAIMMVVLTWQMGKSSISSIGIWHSLGIAAVSFWAMEKLKLHPALVIVAAFAYGGIVLQHSM from the coding sequence ATGACTGTTTGGATTCAACTGATGATCGGATTTTTTTTGGCAAACGCCCTTGGATATGGCGGCGGCCCTTCGTCTATTCCTTTAATGTATGAAGAAATCGTGTCCCATTACCATTGGTTAAATAATCAAGAGTTTTCCAATATGCTTGCCCTTGGAAATGCCCTTCCCGGCCCTATTGCCACCAAAATTGCCGCCTTTGTAGGGTTTGATGCAGGCGGATGGGTAGGCATGCTCGTCGCTTTAGGAGCAACTGTCATACCATCTGCTGCGGCGCTCATCTTTTTGTTAAGAGTACTTGAAAAACACCGGCATTCACTCGTCGTCAAAGGAATGACTCTCTTAGTGCAGCCGGTCATTGCCATTATGATGGTAGTCCTTACTTGGCAAATGGGAAAAAGCTCGATCTCTTCCATCGGAATTTGGCATTCTCTCGGCATTGCAGCCGTTTCCTTTTGGGCGATGGAAAAACTCAAACTCCACCCTGCTCTCGTCATCGTAGCTGCCTTCGCTTATGGCGGCATTGTCCTTCAACATAGTATGTAA
- a CDS encoding methyl-accepting chemotaxis protein, producing MGLFEGLGVREGFPLWWSYQLNRKSTGTIEEIFEDIAKTRVELLTEWANEQWSFLENMTAEFERILPSEIDLYLKKMLTKSRYFTELFLLDTENRVTSTTFPNHKNDFNHHSFQKGIDYVLQTKERLLYGPYLDPTTLEIGPRTSQFHDEVTLLFLQPVILQEDLHSILAGRVPNDVVGDLIQREAGHVYPDSGDNYIFLVKSYFDPSLPQGIALSRSRFEDRTFTFGENLKDGVHTKDGGLVKIKNHTEFEIRFTDPATKELHPGVQNTIRKGENLFVHFPGYPDYRHIPVIGKGVTFQLPGSLDVWGMMCEADLEEVYRTRSISWRLGIRFAFYIFIGVLLNQCISFFGFSPSWYDLLLNGLYGILATYLFYKRGLVPIASRLKQLTNMMRKIAEGGGDLTTRLDTRLLINDEIGSLGRWVNNMIDSQDELIGKVKFAALDVEQTNQFLREKTVLVENDSFSVIKQMDGMFAAIQQQLNEVHEARGQVEQIHQTLQGLERLSQEQLIQAQTQVQGIDQKMNDIVEKVHNALNLTDRFMELSNNIGRIVETINHIAKQTNLLALNAGIESVRAGEYGRGFTVVANEIRKLADQTTVATEEISKTLEKIKESSVLVQNAIQDSSQEVKKGADFIHNVQEVLESMSQAAASHEATEQMKQIINNIAVINERNAHTVESVDESTKKMVNLIQDARFASEQSSLVVSTLRSLVDKFNLTAEQTVKNNGIDHSPS from the coding sequence TTGGGGTTATTTGAGGGTTTGGGAGTTCGAGAAGGATTTCCACTGTGGTGGTCCTATCAATTAAATCGAAAAAGCACGGGAACCATTGAAGAAATTTTTGAAGACATCGCCAAAACGAGAGTCGAATTATTAACAGAATGGGCCAATGAACAGTGGAGTTTTTTAGAAAACATGACTGCTGAGTTTGAACGCATTTTGCCTTCTGAGATTGATCTGTATTTGAAAAAAATGTTGACAAAAAGCCGGTATTTTACAGAACTTTTTCTGTTGGATACAGAAAACAGAGTGACTAGTACGACTTTTCCTAACCATAAGAATGATTTCAATCATCACTCTTTCCAAAAAGGGATCGACTATGTCCTTCAAACGAAGGAACGTCTTTTATACGGTCCGTATTTGGATCCCACGACTCTGGAGATAGGGCCAAGGACATCCCAATTTCACGATGAAGTGACGTTATTATTCTTGCAGCCCGTCATATTGCAAGAGGATCTGCATTCCATCTTGGCAGGACGCGTTCCCAATGATGTAGTCGGAGACCTCATTCAGCGGGAGGCTGGTCACGTTTATCCTGATTCCGGTGACAATTATATTTTTTTAGTAAAATCCTATTTTGATCCGTCGCTTCCCCAAGGAATTGCTTTATCACGCAGCCGTTTCGAAGACCGTACCTTTACTTTCGGCGAAAATTTAAAAGACGGGGTCCATACGAAAGACGGAGGATTGGTTAAAATCAAAAACCATACAGAATTTGAAATTCGTTTTACCGATCCGGCCACAAAAGAATTACATCCCGGTGTTCAAAATACGATTCGAAAAGGGGAAAATCTTTTTGTTCATTTCCCCGGATATCCTGACTACCGTCATATCCCCGTCATAGGGAAGGGTGTGACGTTTCAGCTGCCGGGATCTCTGGATGTGTGGGGAATGATGTGTGAGGCTGATTTAGAAGAGGTGTACCGTACCCGCTCCATTAGCTGGCGATTAGGCATACGTTTTGCTTTTTACATTTTCATCGGCGTTCTTCTCAACCAATGTATATCATTTTTCGGATTTTCGCCTTCCTGGTATGATTTGCTCCTCAATGGATTATACGGCATTTTAGCCACTTATTTGTTTTATAAAAGAGGGTTGGTGCCTATTGCTTCTCGATTAAAGCAATTAACCAATATGATGCGAAAAATTGCGGAAGGCGGCGGAGACTTAACTACCCGCTTAGATACAAGGCTTCTGATCAATGATGAAATTGGATCATTGGGACGTTGGGTCAACAATATGATAGACAGTCAGGATGAATTGATAGGAAAAGTGAAATTCGCCGCATTGGACGTGGAACAAACCAATCAATTTCTGCGGGAAAAAACCGTTCTGGTTGAAAACGATTCTTTTTCGGTGATCAAGCAAATGGACGGAATGTTCGCGGCCATTCAACAGCAATTAAATGAGGTTCATGAAGCCAGAGGACAGGTGGAACAAATTCATCAAACTTTACAAGGACTGGAGCGATTATCCCAAGAACAATTGATACAAGCTCAAACCCAAGTGCAAGGCATTGATCAAAAAATGAATGATATCGTGGAAAAAGTACATAATGCCTTGAATTTAACAGATCGCTTTATGGAACTGTCCAATAATATTGGACGTATTGTCGAAACGATCAATCACATTGCCAAGCAGACCAATCTGTTGGCTCTCAACGCAGGGATTGAATCCGTAAGAGCTGGAGAATACGGTCGAGGTTTTACCGTAGTGGCCAATGAAATTCGTAAGCTGGCAGACCAAACGACCGTTGCGACAGAAGAAATCAGCAAAACTTTAGAAAAAATTAAAGAAAGTTCTGTTCTCGTTCAAAATGCGATTCAAGACAGCAGCCAAGAAGTCAAAAAAGGAGCAGACTTTATTCACAATGTACAGGAAGTGTTGGAATCCATGTCACAAGCTGCCGCTTCCCATGAAGCCACAGAACAAATGAAGCAGATTATCAATAACATTGCCGTCATTAATGAGCGAAATGCCCATACCGTCGAAAGCGTTGACGAATCGACCAAAAAAATGGTGAACTTAATCCAAGATGCACGATTCGCTTCTGAACAAAGTTCACTAGTCGTGTCTACCCTCAGAAGTTTAGTCGACAAATTCAACTTAACAGCAGAACAAACTGTCAAAAACAACGGAATCGATCATTCTCCTTCATGA
- a CDS encoding NAD-dependent succinate-semialdehyde dehydrogenase, translating into MKVAPMFIDGEWTGTELPTFDVINPANGEVIAAVPNGGKEEAKKAVDAAYNAFLSWSKKTAGERSALLYKWHQLIDEHKEEIGEIMTREQGKPLKEAIGEVDYANSFISWYAEEGKRIYGETIPASHENKRILVLKQPVGVVAVITPWNFPAAMITRKVAPALAAGCTVVVKPAEQTPLTAFKLAELAEKAGIPKGVLNIITGNPQEIGETWLADERVRKITFTGSTEVGKILMRGAADTVKKVSLELGGQAPFIVLDDANIEKAVAGAIASKFRNAGQTCVCANRIYVHEKIVESFTQKMAEAVQQLKMGNGLDQGVEIGPLIDENAVKKVERHIEDAVEKGGKVVIGGKKADQYKGFFFEPTVITNVTDEMLCMNEETFGPLAPITTFQNIEEVIQRANDTPYGLAAYVFTENISKAIQITEQLEYGIVGLNDGLPSVAQAPFGGFKQSGLGREGGHHGMEEFLETKFVSIAF; encoded by the coding sequence ATGAAGGTTGCACCCATGTTTATCGACGGTGAATGGACCGGAACGGAATTGCCTACATTTGATGTGATCAACCCGGCAAATGGAGAAGTGATTGCGGCCGTGCCAAATGGCGGGAAAGAGGAAGCGAAGAAAGCGGTGGACGCCGCATATAATGCTTTTTTGTCATGGTCCAAAAAAACAGCAGGCGAAAGAAGCGCTTTGTTGTATAAATGGCATCAATTAATTGATGAACATAAAGAAGAAATTGGCGAGATCATGACTAGAGAACAAGGGAAGCCGTTAAAAGAAGCCATCGGGGAAGTAGATTATGCAAACAGTTTCATTTCTTGGTATGCGGAAGAAGGAAAACGTATTTACGGGGAGACGATTCCAGCTTCTCACGAAAATAAACGAATTTTAGTGCTAAAACAGCCGGTTGGGGTTGTGGCAGTCATCACGCCTTGGAATTTTCCGGCTGCTATGATTACAAGAAAAGTGGCTCCGGCATTGGCGGCAGGCTGTACAGTTGTCGTTAAGCCTGCTGAGCAGACGCCTCTTACAGCGTTTAAATTAGCAGAATTAGCCGAAAAAGCAGGCATACCGAAAGGCGTTCTGAATATTATTACAGGAAATCCGCAAGAAATTGGCGAAACATGGCTGGCGGATGAGCGGGTTAGAAAAATCACTTTCACGGGTTCGACGGAAGTTGGAAAGATTTTGATGCGTGGTGCGGCTGATACGGTGAAAAAAGTATCGCTTGAATTAGGAGGTCAAGCTCCTTTTATTGTATTGGACGACGCGAATATCGAGAAGGCGGTTGCGGGAGCTATTGCCTCCAAATTTAGAAATGCCGGACAAACGTGCGTATGTGCCAACCGAATTTATGTTCATGAAAAGATTGTGGAATCTTTTACTCAAAAAATGGCAGAGGCCGTTCAACAATTAAAAATGGGCAATGGATTGGATCAAGGAGTCGAAATTGGCCCGCTGATTGATGAAAACGCTGTGAAAAAAGTAGAAAGACATATTGAAGATGCGGTGGAAAAAGGCGGGAAAGTGGTGATCGGCGGCAAAAAAGCGGATCAGTACAAAGGATTCTTCTTTGAACCGACAGTGATCACAAATGTCACGGATGAAATGCTTTGTATGAATGAAGAAACATTTGGTCCGCTCGCTCCTATCACCACGTTCCAAAATATTGAGGAAGTCATCCAAAGAGCAAATGACACTCCTTACGGCTTAGCAGCTTACGTCTTTACAGAAAACATCAGCAAAGCCATTCAAATAACGGAACAACTTGAGTATGGCATCGTTGGCTTAAATGACGGTCTTCCGTCTGTTGCCCAAGCTCCTTTTGGCGGCTTTAAGCAAAGCGGTCTCGGACGTGAAGGCGGCCACCACGGTATGGAAGAATTTTTGGAAACCAAATTTGTATCGATTGCTTTCTGA
- a CDS encoding rhodanese-like domain-containing protein has protein sequence MQEIPIITPEELKEKLEKGEKLNLIDVREEEEVQEGMISEAKHIPMGEIPNSLDQLDKQKEYIFICRSGRRSENVCHYLQEQGYKVRNMIGGMLEWTGKVQPKK, from the coding sequence ATGCAAGAAATTCCAATCATTACACCGGAGGAATTGAAAGAAAAGCTGGAAAAGGGCGAAAAACTCAATTTAATTGACGTTCGTGAAGAAGAAGAAGTACAAGAAGGAATGATATCCGAAGCCAAACACATCCCAATGGGAGAAATTCCAAATTCTCTTGATCAGCTGGACAAACAAAAGGAATATATTTTTATATGCCGCTCCGGACGTCGCAGCGAAAATGTTTGCCATTACTTGCAAGAGCAAGGATACAAAGTCCGCAATATGATTGGCGGCATGTTGGAATGGACAGGAAAAGTTCAACCAAAAAAATAG